Proteins encoded within one genomic window of Phototrophicus methaneseepsis:
- a CDS encoding ABC transporter ATP-binding protein, whose translation MAVNTALLDEDENIEVSLSDSYLTGMLWEFLSPYKWQLVGVMVLLFAVSGITVLLPYLIKLAIDGPITDGDMNGLIPIGVGYLVAVVALFAMRFAYTYWLQTIGQNALLNLRQRLYEHIIKQDMAYFSKTPVGKIISRMSNDIEALTELLSTSIVMVISSGVTLIGLVIVMLALNWRLALISFSVMPIMIAASAYFRAKIRVVSSHFHRVMAEYQAYLNEQFNGMLIVQLFNRQQQTRKDFDKVNQDYLNAHITQRDIYTYYGSLLQFLTTVGMAIVLYGGGYGVLAEWATIGMLVAFIQYTRDSFDPILQLSEQFAQIQSAFSAGERIARMLMVEPQVQQRPQTKAIDHFDQSIVFDNVCFGYEKGHDIIRGINLTVEPGQKIAIVGATGAGKTTLVKLLGRYYDIDSGRILVSGTDIRDLSFEDLRHYISIVPQNPYCFNGTVADNLRLFKSDITLEQMESAAETSCANRFIDRLPGKYDYELLPGGGNLSQGERQLLALARALIHSPESILVLDEATSNIDTETEVYIQEAMDRILEGRTAIIIAHRLSTVRDADRIVVMSQGQIVEQGSHDELLAQNGMYAQLYHRQFAEEMLA comes from the coding sequence ATGGCCGTTAATACCGCACTACTGGACGAAGATGAGAATATTGAGGTCAGTCTCAGCGATAGCTACCTGACCGGGATGCTGTGGGAATTCCTCAGTCCTTATAAATGGCAGCTTGTGGGCGTGATGGTCCTGCTATTCGCTGTGAGCGGCATAACGGTGCTGCTGCCTTACCTGATCAAATTGGCGATTGATGGCCCAATTACAGATGGCGACATGAACGGGTTGATCCCGATTGGTGTGGGTTATCTCGTCGCGGTTGTGGCGTTGTTCGCGATGCGCTTTGCCTATACCTACTGGCTGCAAACGATTGGTCAGAATGCGCTCCTTAATCTGCGTCAGCGCCTGTATGAACATATCATCAAGCAGGATATGGCTTACTTCAGCAAGACGCCTGTTGGTAAGATCATCAGCCGTATGAGCAACGATATTGAAGCGCTGACAGAACTGCTCAGCACCAGTATCGTGATGGTCATTAGCAGTGGTGTGACGCTGATTGGCCTTGTGATCGTGATGCTGGCCTTAAATTGGCGTCTGGCGCTCATCAGCTTTAGCGTTATGCCGATCATGATCGCTGCGAGCGCTTACTTCCGAGCGAAGATCCGCGTGGTATCGTCACATTTTCACCGTGTGATGGCGGAATATCAGGCTTACCTGAATGAGCAGTTCAACGGCATGTTGATTGTGCAGCTCTTTAATCGTCAGCAGCAGACGCGCAAGGACTTCGACAAAGTTAACCAGGATTACCTGAACGCTCATATCACTCAGCGTGATATTTACACCTACTATGGGTCTTTGCTGCAATTCCTGACCACTGTTGGTATGGCGATTGTCCTCTATGGGGGTGGTTACGGTGTGCTGGCAGAGTGGGCTACGATTGGTATGCTTGTCGCTTTTATCCAGTATACGCGTGACAGCTTCGACCCGATTTTGCAGCTTTCAGAACAATTCGCGCAGATTCAATCGGCATTCAGCGCGGGTGAACGTATCGCGCGCATGTTGATGGTCGAACCGCAAGTTCAGCAGCGGCCCCAGACCAAAGCCATTGATCATTTCGATCAGTCGATTGTGTTCGATAATGTGTGCTTCGGCTATGAAAAAGGCCATGACATCATTCGGGGCATCAATCTGACGGTTGAACCGGGCCAGAAAATCGCCATTGTTGGCGCGACAGGTGCAGGTAAAACCACGCTCGTGAAGTTGTTAGGGCGCTACTATGACATTGATTCCGGGCGTATCCTCGTTTCCGGGACGGACATCCGCGACCTGAGTTTTGAAGATTTGCGCCACTATATCTCGATTGTGCCGCAGAACCCGTACTGCTTTAACGGTACGGTTGCGGATAACTTACGCCTGTTCAAGTCGGATATTACCCTGGAACAGATGGAATCGGCTGCGGAGACTTCGTGCGCAAACCGCTTTATAGATCGCCTGCCAGGGAAATACGATTACGAACTGCTCCCCGGCGGTGGCAATCTTTCGCAGGGTGAACGCCAGTTATTGGCGCTGGCTCGTGCGCTCATCCATAGCCCGGAGAGCATCCTCGTGCTGGATGAGGCGACGAGTAACATTGATACTGAGACGGAAGTCTATATTCAAGAAGCGATGGATCGCATCCTGGAAGGGCGTACAGCGATTATCATCGCCCACCGCCTCAGCACAGTGCGCGATGCGGACCGCATTGTGGTGATGAGCCAGGGACAAATTGTGGAGCAAGGCTCCCACGATGAACTGCTGGCCCAGAATGGCATGTATGCGCAGTTGTATCATCGCCAATTTGCGGAGGAAATGCTCGCTTAG
- a CDS encoding APC family permease — translation MAQSGQLKRELGVLGAVMMGLGSIVGTGIFVSVGIGAGVAGPAVLLAIVIAAGVATCNGLSSAQLAANHPVSGGTYEYGYRYLTPRLGFIAGWLFLLAKSASAATAALGFSGYLLDALHVDTDTWLVPLALLTVALFTLVVLGGIRRSNAVNIAIVSLTLLALIAFVAVGLTHIVPENLMPFFVEGEAGTLPALLQASALMFVAYTGYGRVATLGEEVRDPQRTIPRAILATLLVTMVLYISVAFVGVGVLGAPGLANAADTTAAPLEAAAATFNIPPLSWLVTIGAMTAMLGVLINLLLGLSRVLLAMGRRGDMPPAVAMLNQAGTTPTMAVIIMGVVVFGLVLIGNVHTTWSFSAFTVLMYYSLTNLSALRLPPQERLYPVAISAAGLVGCLGLAFWVEPQIWLVGLVLIIIGFVWQSMAKRLWSEPRTP, via the coding sequence ATGGCACAATCCGGCCAGCTAAAACGAGAATTAGGTGTCTTGGGCGCGGTGATGATGGGCCTTGGCTCGATTGTCGGGACGGGCATTTTTGTTAGTGTCGGCATCGGCGCCGGGGTTGCTGGTCCGGCAGTGCTGCTTGCAATTGTTATCGCAGCAGGGGTAGCAACGTGTAATGGCCTTAGCAGTGCCCAACTAGCTGCCAATCATCCTGTCAGCGGCGGCACGTATGAGTATGGTTATCGCTATCTGACGCCGCGACTGGGTTTCATTGCTGGATGGTTGTTTCTGCTCGCCAAAAGTGCTTCCGCTGCGACAGCGGCTCTCGGTTTTAGCGGTTATTTGCTCGATGCTTTGCACGTTGATACGGATACTTGGTTGGTTCCGCTCGCTTTATTGACGGTTGCCCTTTTTACCCTGGTTGTCCTGGGTGGTATTCGCCGTTCGAATGCTGTCAATATTGCCATTGTTAGCCTGACCTTATTGGCCCTCATTGCTTTTGTTGCTGTTGGGCTAACTCATATTGTCCCTGAGAACCTGATGCCCTTCTTTGTGGAGGGTGAGGCCGGAACGCTGCCTGCGCTCTTACAAGCCTCTGCCTTGATGTTCGTTGCCTATACAGGCTATGGGCGTGTTGCGACGCTGGGCGAAGAAGTTCGTGATCCACAGCGCACAATCCCGCGTGCGATCCTTGCAACGCTGCTCGTCACGATGGTGCTGTATATCTCGGTGGCGTTTGTGGGTGTTGGCGTGCTGGGCGCACCTGGATTAGCAAATGCGGCTGACACGACGGCAGCGCCCTTAGAAGCAGCAGCGGCGACGTTTAACATACCGCCCCTGAGCTGGCTGGTGACTATCGGAGCGATGACAGCCATGCTCGGCGTGTTGATCAATTTGCTATTAGGGTTGTCTCGTGTGCTGCTGGCGATGGGGCGGCGTGGCGATATGCCACCAGCGGTTGCGATGCTTAACCAGGCCGGTACCACGCCAACAATGGCCGTTATCATCATGGGAGTTGTCGTTTTTGGGCTGGTGTTGATCGGCAATGTGCATACCACGTGGTCTTTTAGCGCCTTTACGGTCCTGATGTATTATTCCCTCACGAATTTATCGGCGTTACGTCTGCCGCCGCAGGAACGCCTTTACCCGGTGGCTATATCGGCTGCGGGTTTGGTTGGTTGCCTGGGACTGGCTTTCTGGGTAGAGCCTCAAATATGGCTTGTTGGGCTTGTCCTGATCATCATTGGTTTTGTATGGCAGAGCATGGCGAAAAGGCTGTGGTCAGAACCGAGAACGCCGTAA
- a CDS encoding ABC transporter ATP-binding protein, whose product MTTVSPSRMPRVPQSREANMRWLFSFVQQHRFAAIASLLFGVLGGITTALEPYLIGFIIDNIRTSVDMDLITRDVLLLLGLSVISVIAFFGQRHYSGVVAYAVHFDIRKAVFDNMVTLDDDFYKRFATGDLISRMFSDLNWVWRLLALVFNRAGSAFVVAILAFFLLATVNLPLTIVVFVTLAFNTFLQIRAGLFLIPISEDVQDQAGVVSALVQDTATGIETIKSFGREAGAAEAFMRENREYRRIWLYFKRRNEPVGMLPQMMIQLTTGLVVLLGGAMAVEGQITLGNFAQFLLYLGLIRQVMLQLGTIYQRGLQVRGAMERITPLLQAPKIDDSIDAITLTEARGDIKMENVNYRIGNDWLLRDIDLDIPAGSVVGLVGATGCGKTMLVNLLARVMDPTTGNVIIDGHDVRHLKLDDLRSAVAYVPQATFLFSQPLHENVRMGKPDLQEVELERAVHISRLSNDLPHMPHGLETLVGERGVMLSGGQKQRVAIARAIARDPAILVLDDALSSVDTQTAADILNDMRQVLSTRTSIIIAHRIATVKNADRIIVMEKGSIVEQGTHDELIAQDGLYARMVERELAEEAQEEARESGKEPQSHGR is encoded by the coding sequence TTGACAACTGTATCTCCATCGCGCATGCCGCGTGTTCCACAGAGCCGGGAAGCCAACATGCGTTGGCTCTTCAGCTTTGTGCAGCAACACCGATTTGCGGCGATTGCGTCATTATTATTCGGTGTCCTTGGTGGCATCACAACAGCCTTAGAACCGTACCTCATCGGCTTCATCATTGATAACATCCGTACCAGTGTGGATATGGACCTCATCACACGGGATGTGCTGCTGCTGTTGGGCTTATCGGTCATTTCTGTCATTGCATTCTTTGGGCAGCGTCATTATAGCGGCGTTGTGGCCTATGCTGTCCACTTCGACATCCGCAAAGCTGTATTCGATAATATGGTTACGCTGGATGATGACTTCTATAAGCGCTTCGCTACGGGGGATCTCATCTCTCGTATGTTTAGCGACCTCAATTGGGTGTGGCGGTTATTGGCCCTGGTGTTCAATCGGGCGGGTAGCGCCTTTGTTGTGGCGATCCTGGCCTTCTTCCTCCTAGCGACCGTCAACTTACCCCTGACGATTGTGGTCTTCGTGACGCTGGCTTTCAACACATTTCTTCAGATTCGCGCGGGCTTGTTCCTGATCCCGATCTCTGAAGATGTGCAGGATCAGGCAGGCGTCGTTAGTGCGCTGGTGCAGGATACCGCGACTGGCATCGAGACAATCAAATCCTTTGGGCGAGAAGCCGGCGCTGCGGAAGCCTTCATGCGGGAAAATCGTGAATATCGCCGTATCTGGTTGTACTTTAAACGCCGCAATGAGCCAGTTGGTATGCTGCCTCAGATGATGATCCAGCTTACGACAGGTCTGGTCGTTCTCCTGGGTGGCGCGATGGCCGTAGAAGGGCAGATCACACTGGGTAACTTCGCTCAGTTTTTGCTGTACCTCGGCCTGATCCGCCAGGTGATGCTCCAATTGGGTACCATCTATCAGCGTGGTTTGCAGGTCCGTGGTGCCATGGAGCGTATTACGCCGCTGCTGCAAGCACCCAAAATCGACGACAGCATTGATGCTATCACGCTGACTGAAGCGCGTGGCGACATCAAAATGGAGAACGTCAACTACCGTATCGGCAATGACTGGCTGCTGCGTGATATTGACCTGGATATTCCTGCTGGTAGTGTAGTGGGGTTGGTCGGCGCGACGGGCTGCGGTAAGACCATGCTAGTGAACCTGTTGGCTCGCGTGATGGACCCCACAACCGGGAACGTCATCATTGACGGCCACGATGTGCGCCATCTCAAATTGGATGATTTACGCTCCGCAGTAGCTTATGTGCCCCAGGCGACGTTCCTGTTTAGCCAGCCGCTGCATGAGAACGTCCGTATGGGGAAGCCGGATTTGCAGGAAGTTGAGCTGGAGCGTGCTGTTCATATTTCTCGCCTGAGTAACGATCTGCCACATATGCCGCACGGCCTCGAAACGCTGGTTGGCGAGCGTGGCGTCATGCTCAGCGGTGGGCAAAAGCAGCGTGTGGCGATTGCTCGCGCGATTGCCCGCGACCCGGCTATCCTGGTGTTGGACGATGCCTTAAGTAGCGTCGACACACAGACCGCTGCTGACATCCTGAACGATATGCGTCAGGTCCTCTCGACGCGTACCAGCATCATCATTGCGCATCGCATCGCCACCGTGAAAAATGCGGATCGCATCATTGTGATGGAGAAGGGCAGCATCGTCGAACAGGGCACTCACGATGAATTGATTGCCCAGGATGGGCTCTACGCGCGTATGGTTGAGCGCGAACTGGCGGAAGAAGCGCAAGAAGAAGCACGCGAATCAGGCAAGGAGCCACAATCCCATGGCCGTTAA
- a CDS encoding DUF3467 domain-containing protein, which produces MQPKNPNPKRRQLRIEMPKDPASYANAVMISNSATHTEVIFDFMQVMPNDPRARIQNRIVMTPMHAKMFLNALRQNIERFEANHGEIEVPQSSASLADQLFRGVVGPESDDSDDEDNGDADG; this is translated from the coding sequence ATGCAGCCAAAAAATCCTAATCCTAAGCGGCGGCAGCTCCGTATTGAAATGCCCAAAGATCCCGCGTCTTATGCCAATGCGGTCATGATTAGCAACAGCGCCACCCATACAGAAGTCATTTTTGACTTTATGCAGGTGATGCCGAACGATCCACGTGCTCGCATTCAGAACCGTATCGTGATGACGCCGATGCATGCTAAGATGTTCTTGAACGCGTTGCGACAGAATATTGAACGCTTCGAGGCCAATCATGGCGAAATCGAAGTGCCCCAATCGTCAGCCTCCCTGGCCGACCAGCTTTTCCGAGGTGTGGTAGGTCCGGAAAGTGATGATTCAGATGACGAGGATAATGGTGATGCAGACGGGTAG
- a CDS encoding dipeptidase, with the protein MATEPKDAPIQDAVDFIHHHREEILEGYFKLLSFPSISADPAYAGDVKKCAEWIVGELKRIGFENAKVIETEGHPVVYADWLHAGDDKPTVLVYDHYDVQPVDPLHLWKSEPFEAEIRDGKLYARGASDNKAGVWGNLKVLESMLSADGKLPLNVKIMFEGEEESGSPSMEPFVAANKELLQADIMLNCDGGFDMHNPQLAYAGRGIISAEVTVKGPRADLHSGGFGGVVRNPLHVAAEIIASLHDEDGRVTLPGYYDRVREIDETERARITAGWEAETEKNKKTAGVDFTWGRSIAPDAERATVLPTLDVNGMWGGYQGPGSKTIIPAEASFKVTMRLVPDQQPPEIAQIFKEYVEGFATDTITIDVLVRQEGWPFLLETDGDYLAAVQAATEATIGKPAQLVRTGGSIPILGMFNRLMDMPITGFGYGDGENIHSPNEYIDVEHFFLALQAGLRMYHNLGAVEK; encoded by the coding sequence ATGGCAACAGAACCAAAAGATGCACCAATCCAAGACGCAGTCGACTTTATTCATCATCACCGCGAAGAAATCCTGGAAGGGTATTTCAAGCTGCTAAGCTTCCCTTCCATCAGCGCGGACCCAGCCTACGCTGGCGACGTCAAAAAATGTGCTGAGTGGATTGTCGGCGAGTTGAAGCGCATCGGCTTTGAAAATGCGAAGGTCATCGAAACCGAGGGGCACCCGGTCGTCTATGCTGATTGGCTGCACGCGGGCGACGATAAGCCGACCGTGCTAGTTTACGATCACTATGACGTCCAGCCCGTTGATCCGCTGCATTTGTGGAAATCAGAACCGTTCGAAGCGGAAATCCGCGATGGCAAGCTATATGCACGTGGTGCCAGCGACAACAAAGCAGGCGTATGGGGCAACCTCAAAGTGCTGGAATCGATGCTTTCCGCCGATGGCAAGCTGCCACTGAACGTGAAGATCATGTTTGAAGGCGAAGAAGAATCCGGCTCCCCCAGTATGGAACCCTTCGTCGCAGCGAACAAAGAATTGTTACAGGCCGATATCATGCTCAACTGTGATGGCGGCTTCGATATGCATAACCCGCAGCTTGCTTACGCTGGGCGCGGCATCATTAGCGCAGAAGTCACGGTTAAGGGGCCAAGAGCAGACCTGCACTCCGGCGGCTTCGGCGGCGTGGTCCGCAACCCGCTGCACGTCGCGGCTGAGATTATCGCATCGCTGCATGATGAAGATGGCCGTGTCACGCTCCCTGGCTACTATGACCGCGTCAGAGAAATTGACGAAACGGAACGCGCGCGCATCACCGCCGGATGGGAAGCAGAAACCGAGAAGAATAAGAAGACGGCTGGTGTCGACTTCACATGGGGGCGCTCGATCGCGCCGGATGCTGAACGCGCGACCGTCCTACCAACGCTGGACGTCAACGGCATGTGGGGCGGTTACCAGGGCCCCGGCAGCAAGACGATTATCCCGGCAGAAGCCAGTTTTAAAGTGACAATGCGCCTCGTGCCGGACCAGCAGCCGCCAGAAATCGCGCAAATCTTCAAAGAATATGTCGAAGGTTTTGCCACTGATACGATCACAATTGACGTCCTCGTCCGCCAGGAAGGCTGGCCCTTCTTGCTGGAAACAGACGGCGATTATCTAGCCGCTGTACAGGCCGCGACAGAAGCGACTATCGGCAAACCTGCACAACTCGTGCGCACAGGTGGCTCTATTCCGATTTTGGGCATGTTCAACCGTCTGATGGATATGCCGATTACAGGCTTCGGCTATGGCGATGGCGAAAATATCCACTCACCCAATGAATATATCGACGTGGAGCACTTCTTCCTGGCATTGCAAGCCGGCCTGCGGATGTACCACAACCTGGGCGCTGTCGAAAAATAG
- a CDS encoding sugar phosphate nucleotidyltransferase, whose amino-acid sequence MKGVVLAGGLGTRLYPLTHVTNKHLLPVYDKPMIFYPIDTLVKAGITDILIVTSGPHVGHFLGVLKNGKELGVKHLEYAYQETPDGGIADALALAKDFADGGPIAVILGDNTTDADISEAVANFKEGAFVFLQEVQDPERFGVAEIDPNDTTRIIGIEEKPQNPKSNYAVAGVYLYDNAVFDYIAQCDPGYAGRNELEITQVNNFYIEAGQLRWHELKGFWSDAGTFESLHASSRYYADKAAAMASVES is encoded by the coding sequence ATGAAAGGTGTTGTCCTCGCAGGGGGATTAGGGACGCGCTTGTACCCATTGACCCATGTGACCAATAAGCACTTGCTGCCTGTTTATGACAAACCCATGATTTTCTATCCGATTGATACGCTGGTGAAAGCAGGTATTACGGATATTCTGATCGTCACCAGCGGGCCGCACGTCGGGCACTTCCTGGGCGTGTTGAAGAACGGTAAGGAGCTGGGCGTCAAACACCTGGAATATGCTTACCAGGAAACGCCAGATGGTGGCATCGCGGATGCGCTGGCCCTGGCGAAAGACTTCGCAGATGGCGGGCCAATTGCCGTGATCCTGGGTGATAACACCACCGATGCTGATATTTCCGAAGCGGTTGCTAATTTCAAAGAAGGGGCTTTTGTCTTCTTACAAGAAGTACAGGACCCGGAGCGCTTCGGCGTGGCGGAAATTGACCCGAACGACACCACGCGCATTATCGGCATTGAAGAGAAGCCCCAGAACCCGAAATCGAATTATGCTGTCGCCGGGGTCTATCTATACGATAACGCCGTATTCGACTATATCGCCCAGTGTGACCCTGGCTATGCTGGCCGCAACGAGCTGGAAATTACCCAGGTCAATAACTTCTACATTGAAGCAGGGCAGTTGCGCTGGCATGAACTCAAGGGCTTTTGGAGCGATGCGGGGACCTTTGAATCGCTGCATGCATCATCCCGGTATTATGCTGATAAAGCTGCGGCGATGGCTTCTGTGGAGTCCTGA
- a CDS encoding single-stranded DNA-binding protein, translating to MAGYEQTIVVGNVGRDPELRYTQSGAAVTGFSVAVTTRWTDRQTNERREKTNWYSVSCWGRLAEVANQYVRKGTQIMVVGTVTARAWSDQGGESRASLDLRADNFQLLGSRNDNMDNGGGSNYNYDDDYNAPPPQNIDDIPF from the coding sequence ATGGCAGGCTATGAGCAAACAATTGTTGTAGGCAATGTAGGGCGCGATCCTGAACTGCGTTATACACAGAGTGGGGCCGCCGTTACCGGGTTCAGTGTGGCTGTAACCACCCGCTGGACAGATCGTCAGACGAATGAACGCCGTGAAAAGACCAACTGGTACAGCGTCTCCTGTTGGGGGCGACTGGCCGAAGTTGCGAACCAGTATGTTCGTAAGGGCACGCAAATTATGGTGGTTGGCACTGTGACCGCCCGCGCCTGGTCTGATCAAGGTGGTGAATCACGTGCATCGTTGGATCTGCGTGCGGATAACTTCCAGCTATTGGGTAGCCGCAACGACAATATGGATAACGGTGGTGGCAGCAATTATAACTACGATGATGACTATAACGCGCCGCCCCCACAGAACATTGACGACATCCCGTTCTAA
- a CDS encoding YkgJ family cysteine cluster protein — protein sequence MACRVGCGACCIAPSISSPIPGMPDGKPAGMRCVQLTEDNRCQIFGKPERPAICVRLRPNMEMCGTTSTEAMIYLTELEVLTRPDIAPGPASE from the coding sequence ATGGCGTGCCGGGTCGGCTGTGGAGCCTGCTGCATCGCCCCTTCGATCTCCTCGCCGATCCCCGGCATGCCAGACGGTAAACCCGCTGGTATGCGCTGTGTGCAGCTTACGGAAGACAATCGGTGTCAGATCTTCGGCAAGCCGGAGCGACCCGCTATCTGTGTGCGGCTGCGGCCTAATATGGAAATGTGCGGGACCACATCGACAGAAGCCATGATCTATCTCACAGAATTGGAAGTGCTGACGCGGCCCGATATCGCGCCGGGTCCTGCGTCCGAGTAA
- a CDS encoding haloacid dehalogenase: MQTGSLNDIADSIRTDFTEKNEARDKAIALSRELIRYCSQTIRAIHRREWDRADEQMAEVDNKAAELRAVVLPYPELYHTGYTQDGFKEMVEAHATYAIIKDGPLTMPKTLQVESSTYLLGLAEAATELRRFILDILRREHGDMDEAERLLTWMDDIYDQLVTFDFPDALTHGLRRQTDIVRSVLERTRGDMTQSIRQQRMQEALAQFEAKFVASTQKED, from the coding sequence ATGCAGACGGGTAGTCTCAATGATATTGCGGATAGCATCCGCACTGATTTTACGGAGAAGAACGAGGCTCGCGATAAGGCCATCGCGCTCTCTCGCGAGCTTATTCGTTACTGTTCCCAGACGATCCGGGCGATTCATCGCCGGGAATGGGACCGGGCAGATGAACAAATGGCCGAAGTCGATAATAAGGCCGCTGAGCTGCGCGCTGTCGTCTTGCCATACCCTGAGCTTTACCACACAGGCTATACACAGGATGGCTTTAAAGAAATGGTCGAGGCTCACGCGACATATGCCATTATCAAAGATGGCCCCCTGACCATGCCCAAAACCCTACAGGTCGAGAGTTCAACCTATTTGTTGGGCCTGGCAGAAGCCGCGACTGAGCTGCGCCGCTTTATCCTGGATATTCTACGGCGTGAACATGGCGATATGGACGAAGCCGAGCGCCTGCTGACGTGGATGGATGACATTTACGATCAACTGGTGACTTTCGACTTCCCCGATGCGCTGACGCATGGCCTGCGCCGCCAGACGGATATTGTGCGCAGTGTCCTGGAGCGCACGCGCGGCGATATGACGCAGAGCATTCGCCAGCAGCGCATGCAAGAAGCCTTGGCTCAGTTTGAGGCGAAATTTGTGGCTAGCACGCAAAAAGAAGACTAG
- a CDS encoding DUF983 domain-containing protein, with the protein MMWRTLWAGFRLRCPNCKQGHISRGIFSVQQQCEVCGVYFERKSGESAGASIIWISILPFLALMLFFVLHRLWPDASLVILLGVPVGLLLIVGAVFYRNVRGLWIAIVHLTDGLKGDNPQV; encoded by the coding sequence ATGATGTGGCGTACCTTATGGGCCGGGTTCCGTTTGCGCTGCCCCAATTGCAAACAAGGACACATTAGCCGCGGCATATTCAGCGTTCAGCAGCAGTGCGAAGTGTGCGGCGTCTACTTTGAGCGGAAATCGGGAGAATCTGCCGGGGCCAGTATCATCTGGATATCCATCCTCCCCTTCCTGGCGTTAATGCTCTTCTTCGTGCTGCATCGTCTATGGCCGGATGCCTCATTGGTGATTTTGTTGGGCGTTCCGGTGGGCCTGTTACTCATTGTTGGCGCGGTTTTCTACCGAAATGTGCGCGGCTTATGGATCGCCATCGTGCATCTGACGGATGGTCTAAAAGGCGATAATCCACAAGTCTGA